One segment of Desmodus rotundus isolate HL8 chromosome 6, HLdesRot8A.1, whole genome shotgun sequence DNA contains the following:
- the SPDL1 gene encoding protein Spindly isoform X1 encodes MEADIITDLRCKLREVEEERLKAAQYGLQLVESQNELQAQLDNCRNEIMAITESYEQEKYTLQREVELKSRMLESLSSECEAIKQDQNMHLAKLEEQLSRTHGQEVNELKNKLEKLKAELDEARLSEKQLKHKVDHQKELLSHKSEEMRVMSERAHETTSSEVLALQTELTEMESVKTTLQEDVNELQYRQEQLELLNSNLMRQVDRLTEEKEEREKEAVSYYSALEKTRLANQDLQVQLDQALQQALDPSSKGNSLFAEVEDRRAAMERQLISMKVKYQSLKKQNAFNREQMQRMKLQIATLLQMKGSQTEFEQQERLFAMLEQKNGEIKHLLGEIRNLEKFKSLYESMESKPSDDSGALKDTTYYTDLLQIKLDNSNKENESTKGELSIQRMKALFESQRALDIERKLFANERCLQFSQSENMKLRAKIDELKLKYEPEEKMEVPILKKRREVLPVDVRTPNNVCVSSAAGGEAPSSPGQEEEAPPCASNLEDNNLQLEKIVSVNTPGVTLSPRQSLPMNIQPTKEKKCVKLIEVPTISARSGNSPDSPRLDAESKLQTEVKEEKETASKLEKKTCKKSHPILYVSSKSTPETQCPQQ; translated from the exons ATGGAGGCAGATATCATCACAGATCTTCGGTgcaagctcagagaggttgaagAAGAACGGCTGAAAGCCGCGCAGTACGGCTTACAGCTGGTGGAGAGCCAGAATGAACTGCAGGCCCAGCTAGATAACTGCCGTAATGAAATAATGGCCATAACTGAG AGTtatgaacaagaaaaatatactCTTCAGAGAGAAGTTGAGCTCAAGAGTCGAATGTTAGAAAGTTTGAGCTCGGAATGTGAAGCTATAAAACAAGATCAAAACATGCACCTGGCGAAACTGGAAGAACAACTGAGCAGAACCCATGGACAGGAAGTGAATGAACTAAAAAATAAG TTAGAGAAACTGAAAGCAGAATTAGATGAAGCTAGGCTTAGTGAAAAGCAGCTGAAGCACAAAGTCGATCATCAGAAGGAACTCCTGTCTCATAAGTCAGAGGAAATGCGGGTGATGTCTGAACGTGCACACGAAACCACGTCTTCAGAGGTGCTAGCCCTGCAGACGGAACTGACAGAAATGGAGAGCGTGAAG ACCACCCTCCAAGAAGACGTGAATGAACTGCAGTACAGACAAGAACAACTGGAACTTCTTAATTCCAATTTAATGCGCCAAGTCGACCGGCTCACGGAAGAGAAAGAGGAGCGAGAGAAAGAGGCGGTTTCTTACTACAGTGCCTTAGAG AAAACACGACTAGCAAATCAAGATCTTCAAGTGCAATTAGACCAAGCCCTCCAGCAAGCCTTGGACCCCAGCAGTAAAGGCAACTCCTTGTTTGCAGAG GTGGAAGATCGAAGGGCAGCAATGGAACGTCAACTTATCAGTATGAAAGTCAAGTATCAGTcactaaagaagcaaaatgcatttAACAGAGAACAGATGCAGAGAATGAAG ttacaaATCGCCACATTGTTACAAATGAAAGGGTCTCAGACTGAGTTTGAGCAGCAGGAGCGGCTGTTTGCCATGTTGGAGCAGAAGAACGGTGAAATTAAACATCTATTAGGTGAAATTAGAAATCTGGAGAAATTTAAG agTTTATATGAAAGTATGGAATCTAAGCCTTCAGACGACTCTGGGGCTCTGAAAGATACCACCTATTACACAGATTTACTTCAGATAAAGCTCGACAATTCAAA caaagaaaatgaaagcactaAAGGTGAATTGTCCATACAACGAATGAAAGCATTATTTGAGAGCCAGCGGGCTCTGGATATTGAGAGAAAACTTTTTGCCAATGAGCGATGCCTCCAGTTTTCCCAAAGTGAGAATATGAAACTGAGAGCTAAAATAGATGAGTTAAAACTGAAGTATGAGCCTGAAG AGAAAATGGAAGTGCCCATACTCAAAAAGAGGCGTGAGGTCCTGCCTGTGGATGTAAGAACCCCTAACAATGTGTGTGTCAGCAGTGCTGCTGGGGGGGAGGCCCCTAGCTCACCAGGTCAGGAAGAGGAGGCGCCACCCTGTGCCAGCAACTTAGAAGATAACAACTTGCAGTTAGAAAAGATAGTCTCTGTAAACACACCGGGAGTCACTCTCTCCCCTCGTCAAAGTCTGCCCATGAATATTCAGCCAAcgaaggaaaagaaatgtgtgAAACTTATAGAAGTTCCAACCATAAGTGCAAGAAGCGGGAACTCCCCCGACTCGCCCAG GTTAGATGCTGAATCAAAGCTTCAAacagaagttaaagaagaaaaagaaaccgcaagcaaattggaaaagaaaacttGTAAGAAGTCACACCCTATTCTGTACGTGTCCTCTAAGTCAACTCCAGAGACCCAGTGCCCTCAGCAGTGA
- the SPDL1 gene encoding protein Spindly isoform X2, with product MEADIITDLRCKLREVEEERLKAAQYGLQLVESQNELQAQLDNCRNEIMAITESYEQEKYTLQREVELKSRMLESLSSECEAIKQDQNMHLAKLEEQLSRTHGQEVNELKNKLEKLKAELDEARLSEKQLKHKVDHQKELLSHKSEEMRVMSERAHETTSSEVLALQTELTEMESVKTTLQEDVNELQYRQEQLELLNSNLMRQVDRLTEEKEEREKEAVSYYSALEKTRLANQDLQVQLDQALQQALDPSSKGNSLFAEVEDRRAAMERQLISMKVKYQSLKKQNAFNREQMQRMKLQIATLLQMKGSQTEFEQQERLFAMLEQKNGEIKHLLGEIRNLEKFKSLYESMESKPSDDSGALKDTTYYTDLLQIKLDNSNKENESTKGELSIQRMKALFESQRALDIERKLFANERCLQFSQSENMKLRAKIDELKLKYEPEEKMEVPILKKRREVLPVDVRTPNNVCVSSAAGGEAPSSPGQEEEAPPCASNLEDNNLQLEKIVSVNTPGVTLSPRQSLPMNIQPTKEKKCVKLIEVPTISARSGNSPDSPRC from the exons ATGGAGGCAGATATCATCACAGATCTTCGGTgcaagctcagagaggttgaagAAGAACGGCTGAAAGCCGCGCAGTACGGCTTACAGCTGGTGGAGAGCCAGAATGAACTGCAGGCCCAGCTAGATAACTGCCGTAATGAAATAATGGCCATAACTGAG AGTtatgaacaagaaaaatatactCTTCAGAGAGAAGTTGAGCTCAAGAGTCGAATGTTAGAAAGTTTGAGCTCGGAATGTGAAGCTATAAAACAAGATCAAAACATGCACCTGGCGAAACTGGAAGAACAACTGAGCAGAACCCATGGACAGGAAGTGAATGAACTAAAAAATAAG TTAGAGAAACTGAAAGCAGAATTAGATGAAGCTAGGCTTAGTGAAAAGCAGCTGAAGCACAAAGTCGATCATCAGAAGGAACTCCTGTCTCATAAGTCAGAGGAAATGCGGGTGATGTCTGAACGTGCACACGAAACCACGTCTTCAGAGGTGCTAGCCCTGCAGACGGAACTGACAGAAATGGAGAGCGTGAAG ACCACCCTCCAAGAAGACGTGAATGAACTGCAGTACAGACAAGAACAACTGGAACTTCTTAATTCCAATTTAATGCGCCAAGTCGACCGGCTCACGGAAGAGAAAGAGGAGCGAGAGAAAGAGGCGGTTTCTTACTACAGTGCCTTAGAG AAAACACGACTAGCAAATCAAGATCTTCAAGTGCAATTAGACCAAGCCCTCCAGCAAGCCTTGGACCCCAGCAGTAAAGGCAACTCCTTGTTTGCAGAG GTGGAAGATCGAAGGGCAGCAATGGAACGTCAACTTATCAGTATGAAAGTCAAGTATCAGTcactaaagaagcaaaatgcatttAACAGAGAACAGATGCAGAGAATGAAG ttacaaATCGCCACATTGTTACAAATGAAAGGGTCTCAGACTGAGTTTGAGCAGCAGGAGCGGCTGTTTGCCATGTTGGAGCAGAAGAACGGTGAAATTAAACATCTATTAGGTGAAATTAGAAATCTGGAGAAATTTAAG agTTTATATGAAAGTATGGAATCTAAGCCTTCAGACGACTCTGGGGCTCTGAAAGATACCACCTATTACACAGATTTACTTCAGATAAAGCTCGACAATTCAAA caaagaaaatgaaagcactaAAGGTGAATTGTCCATACAACGAATGAAAGCATTATTTGAGAGCCAGCGGGCTCTGGATATTGAGAGAAAACTTTTTGCCAATGAGCGATGCCTCCAGTTTTCCCAAAGTGAGAATATGAAACTGAGAGCTAAAATAGATGAGTTAAAACTGAAGTATGAGCCTGAAG AGAAAATGGAAGTGCCCATACTCAAAAAGAGGCGTGAGGTCCTGCCTGTGGATGTAAGAACCCCTAACAATGTGTGTGTCAGCAGTGCTGCTGGGGGGGAGGCCCCTAGCTCACCAGGTCAGGAAGAGGAGGCGCCACCCTGTGCCAGCAACTTAGAAGATAACAACTTGCAGTTAGAAAAGATAGTCTCTGTAAACACACCGGGAGTCACTCTCTCCCCTCGTCAAAGTCTGCCCATGAATATTCAGCCAAcgaaggaaaagaaatgtgtgAAACTTATAGAAGTTCCAACCATAAGTGCAAGAAGCGGGAACTCCCCCGACTCGCCCAG ATGCTGA